A DNA window from Paraclostridium bifermentans contains the following coding sequences:
- a CDS encoding ABC-2 transporter family protein, which yields MTNIVNAEFKKLMKKKGVMVFWVFSLFLAYISVKNFGISDSYGDLFSKFYGLAPLMGILMFSLFSGSYILEYSSNMDSIVKSTKNGKNKLVLAKSIAYGLAASLINLSILVVMSFKIIIGNNFSGLHMSIKNIWYFGNSGSNLTVLQMLMIMTLTVILGSFLFAQLGLWLSSISQKAVGPFFIGGLVMGVPYIAGGFVSQKILGFTPLFGMYSSELIRYGVSPIAFIVFIGISILGSYLLYRLTSIGFLQER from the coding sequence ATGACTAATATTGTAAATGCAGAATTTAAAAAGCTAATGAAGAAAAAAGGCGTAATGGTATTTTGGGTATTTTCTTTATTCTTAGCATATATAAGTGTTAAAAACTTTGGAATATCAGATAGTTATGGAGATTTATTTAGTAAGTTTTATGGATTAGCTCCTTTAATGGGGATTTTAATGTTTAGTTTATTTTCTGGAAGTTACATATTAGAATATAGCTCTAATATGGACTCTATAGTTAAATCTACTAAAAATGGTAAAAATAAATTAGTGTTAGCTAAGAGTATTGCATATGGATTAGCTGCTAGTTTAATAAATTTATCGATACTTGTGGTTATGAGCTTTAAGATAATAATAGGAAATAACTTCAGTGGATTACACATGAGTATAAAAAATATTTGGTATTTTGGAAATAGTGGGTCTAATTTAACTGTATTACAAATGTTAATGATAATGACATTAACGGTAATTTTAGGATCTTTCTTATTTGCACAATTAGGTTTGTGGTTATCATCTATAAGTCAAAAAGCTGTTGGACCATTCTTTATAGGTGGATTAGTAATGGGTGTGCCATATATAGCAGGTGGTTTTGTAAGTCAAAAAATATTAGGATTTACACCTTTATTTGGAATGTATAGTTCAGAACTTATAAGATATGGAGTATCACCTATAGCTTTTATAGTATTTATAGGTATAAGTATATTAGGAAGTTATTTATTATATAGACTTACAAGTATAGGTTTCTTACAAGAAAGATAA
- a CDS encoding ABC transporter ATP-binding protein — MNKLEIVNLTKSYKYKNANENINLVLESGVYGLLGPNGAGKTTLMKQIATLKLPTSGKILYNGKDINTLDENYRAVVGYLPQDFDAYKNFSAKDFLLYIGALKGMDKSMAKEKTDKLLKLVGLYEVRNKAISKFSGGMKRRVGIAQALLNDPKILILDEPTAGLDPQERARFRNLLSQIGKETIVILSTHIISDIESVAKETIMIKDGKVLLQGTHKEILDDMKGKVYSIKAKDESEVYAIQNNYKVVNVQRGVEDIELRVISENSITGFDAKSIEPRFEDVYMFYFDLEDSREV, encoded by the coding sequence ATGAATAAATTAGAAATAGTAAACTTAACAAAATCATACAAATACAAAAACGCGAATGAAAATATAAACTTAGTTTTAGAAAGTGGAGTTTATGGATTGCTTGGGCCAAATGGAGCGGGGAAAACAACTTTAATGAAACAAATAGCAACATTAAAACTACCTACAAGTGGAAAAATTCTTTACAATGGAAAAGACATAAATACTTTGGATGAAAACTATAGAGCTGTAGTAGGTTATTTACCGCAAGATTTTGATGCTTACAAAAACTTTAGTGCAAAAGACTTCTTATTATATATAGGGGCATTAAAAGGTATGGATAAAAGCATGGCTAAGGAAAAAACTGATAAATTGCTAAAGTTAGTAGGACTTTACGAGGTAAGAAATAAAGCAATATCAAAATTTTCAGGAGGGATGAAAAGAAGGGTTGGGATAGCACAAGCTCTTTTAAATGATCCTAAAATTCTTATACTAGATGAGCCAACAGCAGGACTTGACCCTCAAGAAAGAGCAAGATTTAGGAACTTATTATCTCAAATAGGAAAAGAAACTATAGTAATATTATCAACACATATTATATCAGATATAGAATCTGTTGCTAAAGAAACCATAATGATAAAGGATGGAAAAGTATTATTACAAGGTACACACAAAGAAATATTAGATGATATGAAAGGAAAAGTTTATAGTATAAAAGCTAAAGATGAAAGTGAAGTTTATGCAATACAAAATAATTACAAAGTAGTTAATGTACAACGTGGAGTAGAAGATATAGAACTTAGAGTTATCAGTGAAAATTCAATAACAGGTTTTGATGCAAAGAGTATAGAGCCTAGATTTGAGGATGTATATATGTTTTATTTTGATTTAGAAGATTCAAGGGAGGTATAA
- a CDS encoding Na/Pi cotransporter family protein, which translates to MSIFISLIGGLGLFLYGMNIMGEGLQKSTGPKLEKAIELLTSNVVMGVLVGAVVTGIIQSSGATTVMVVGFVNAGIMTLYQAIGIIMGANIGTTVTAQLVSFDASIFSSIALGIGIVLYMIGSKSKPQLKNISEILIGFAILFIGMEFMKDAVAPLSEYAFFRNMLAGLATHPILALLAGFAMTTCLQSSSASMGILIALSSQGLMPLAGALPILYGDNIGSCTTSLISSVGANKNAKRAALMHLCFNVIGTLLFMLILNKPITMIVTHLDPTDTARQIANSHTLFNLINVILLLPFSKYIVKLVMLLIPDKPGEEEEYDSHVTKYLDERMLETPSIAFGNTVREALRMGSKAKKSFTCSMNALLEHSEEDAKTTFEKEKILDEQQRKVLDYLIKLSNKTLDDKMRFSLDLLFHTVNDIERVGDLSENIAELAQSSMKLKAVMSDNAKSEIVDIYGKVLDAYTLSLEAMKQNSVNLANDVLKIEDEVDALDKLYRAKHMNRLNTHSCSIDSGIIYLDLLTNLERISDHSASIAKRVLKINQNQSA; encoded by the coding sequence TTGTCTATATTCATAAGTCTTATTGGAGGTCTTGGTTTATTCCTTTATGGTATGAACATAATGGGAGAAGGTCTTCAAAAATCAACAGGTCCTAAACTTGAAAAAGCTATAGAGCTTTTAACTAGCAATGTAGTTATGGGAGTTTTAGTAGGAGCTGTTGTAACTGGTATTATACAAAGTAGTGGAGCTACTACTGTAATGGTAGTTGGATTCGTTAACGCAGGAATAATGACTCTATATCAAGCAATAGGTATTATAATGGGAGCAAATATAGGTACTACTGTAACAGCTCAGTTAGTATCTTTTGACGCGAGCATATTTTCATCTATAGCGTTAGGAATAGGTATTGTTTTATATATGATTGGTTCAAAATCTAAACCACAATTAAAAAACATATCAGAAATCCTTATAGGATTTGCAATACTATTTATAGGTATGGAATTTATGAAGGATGCAGTTGCACCTTTATCTGAATATGCATTCTTTAGAAATATGTTAGCAGGACTTGCAACACATCCAATATTAGCATTACTTGCTGGTTTTGCAATGACTACTTGCTTACAAAGTTCAAGTGCTTCAATGGGTATATTAATTGCTTTATCATCTCAAGGGTTAATGCCATTAGCTGGTGCATTACCAATTTTATATGGAGATAATATAGGTAGTTGTACTACATCACTTATATCAAGTGTTGGAGCAAATAAAAACGCTAAAAGAGCAGCTTTAATGCATTTATGTTTTAACGTAATAGGAACATTATTATTTATGTTAATTTTAAATAAACCTATAACAATGATAGTTACACATTTAGATCCAACTGATACAGCAAGACAAATAGCTAACTCTCATACTTTATTTAATTTAATAAACGTTATACTATTATTACCTTTCTCTAAGTATATAGTTAAATTAGTTATGTTACTTATACCTGATAAGCCAGGTGAGGAAGAAGAATATGATAGTCATGTAACTAAGTATTTAGATGAAAGAATGTTAGAAACTCCATCTATAGCTTTTGGAAATACAGTTAGAGAAGCACTTAGAATGGGTAGTAAAGCTAAAAAAAGTTTTACATGTTCTATGAATGCATTACTTGAACATTCTGAAGAAGATGCAAAAACTACTTTTGAAAAAGAAAAAATACTAGATGAACAACAAAGAAAAGTACTAGATTACCTTATAAAGCTATCTAATAAAACTTTAGATGATAAAATGAGATTTTCTCTAGATTTATTATTCCACACAGTAAATGATATAGAAAGAGTTGGAGACTTATCAGAAAATATAGCTGAATTAGCTCAGTCATCAATGAAACTTAAAGCTGTTATGTCAGATAATGCAAAATCTGAAATAGTGGATATATATGGTAAAGTTTTAGATGCCTACACTTTATCACTTGAGGCAATGAAACAAAATAGTGTAAACCTTGCAAATGATGTTTTAAAAATAGAAGATGAAGTTGATGCTTTAGATAAATTATATAGAGCTAAACATATGAATAGATTAAATACACATTCTTGTAGTATAGACTCTGGAATAATATACTTAGATTTATTAACTAATCTTGAAAGAATTTCAGATCACTCTGCAAGTATAGCTAAAAGAGTTTTAAAAATTAATCAAAATCAATCAGCTTAA
- a CDS encoding YitT family protein, translating into MNKAKAKKIRTVYEFIMITIGSLIVAMGLELILSPNGMVDSGTTALSVIIHSLTGIPMFILLLGFNIPILLFTSKTFDRIFLFKTLWANICASTFLYFLTPVPPVTTSELLIVIYGGVALGLGAGTVIKFGGAIDGSEMLAVWANQKFKIPVSTFLMSINIIVLVVTAIVLSIESAMFSLIVIYMMTKLVDLILDGFNQGRSIIVMSNKIEDIGNHIVNNLGISITYLQGYGGYSGNESKVILCITDKFTYPTLKRNILDIDSNAIIETSYLADSHNIEKTSIEHVIRKNLPGIK; encoded by the coding sequence ATGAATAAAGCTAAAGCGAAAAAAATAAGAACAGTTTATGAATTTATAATGATAACAATTGGATCATTAATTGTAGCCATGGGGCTTGAACTTATATTATCTCCAAATGGAATGGTTGATAGTGGAACAACAGCATTATCAGTAATAATACATTCATTAACGGGGATACCTATGTTTATACTATTACTTGGATTTAATATACCAATTTTACTATTTACATCAAAAACATTTGATAGAATATTTTTATTTAAAACTTTATGGGCTAACATTTGTGCATCTACATTTTTATATTTTCTAACACCAGTTCCACCAGTTACTACATCAGAGTTACTAATAGTAATTTATGGAGGGGTAGCATTAGGATTAGGAGCAGGAACTGTAATTAAGTTCGGAGGAGCTATAGATGGTAGTGAAATGTTGGCTGTATGGGCTAATCAGAAATTTAAAATACCAGTATCTACATTTTTAATGAGTATAAATATTATCGTTTTAGTAGTTACTGCAATAGTGCTTAGTATTGAAAGTGCAATGTTTTCTTTAATTGTAATATATATGATGACTAAGTTAGTGGATTTAATACTAGATGGCTTTAATCAAGGTAGATCTATTATAGTAATGTCTAACAAAATTGAAGATATAGGTAATCATATTGTAAACAATTTAGGTATTTCAATAACATATTTACAAGGATATGGAGGTTATTCAGGAAATGAATCAAAAGTTATTCTATGTATAACTGATAAGTTTACTTACCCAACTTTAAAACGTAATATTTTGGATATAGATAGTAATGCTATAATAGAGACAAGTTATTTGGCAGATAGTCATAATATAGAAAAAACATCAATAGAGCATGTTATAAGAAAGAACTTACCTGGAATTAAGTAA